One region of Chryseobacterium sp. C-71 genomic DNA includes:
- the nadD gene encoding nicotinate (nicotinamide) nucleotide adenylyltransferase, with translation MKKIGLFFGSFNPIHIGHLILANYILENSDMHELWFVVSPQNPFKEKKSLLKDHNRLDMVQLAVKNYPQMRASNVEFSLPTPSYTIDTLTYLKEKHPECSFSLIMGEDNLSGLHKWKNSDILVKNHHIIVYPRVFDREKKDSEYLQHENISMIKAPVIELSATEIRSMIKEGKNVRPMLPPEVFEYLDGSSFYK, from the coding sequence TTGAAAAAAATCGGTTTATTTTTCGGGTCTTTCAATCCCATTCATATTGGTCATTTAATTTTGGCTAATTATATTCTTGAAAATTCGGATATGCATGAATTGTGGTTTGTAGTAAGCCCGCAAAATCCTTTTAAAGAGAAAAAATCACTCCTGAAAGATCATAACCGTTTGGATATGGTGCAACTTGCGGTGAAAAACTATCCTCAAATGCGTGCATCTAACGTTGAATTTTCACTGCCTACACCAAGTTATACGATTGATACTTTAACTTATCTTAAAGAAAAACATCCTGAATGTTCTTTTAGTTTAATAATGGGTGAAGATAATCTCAGCGGACTTCATAAATGGAAAAATTCTGATATTTTAGTTAAAAATCATCACATTATCGTTTATCCAAGAGTTTTTGATAGGGAGAAAAAAGATTCTGAATATCTTCAACACGAAAATATTTCGATGATTAAAGCTCCAGTGATTGAACTTTCGGCAACCGAGATCCGATCAATGATAAAGGAAGGAAAAAATGTAAGACCAATGCTTCCACCGGAAGTTTTTGAGTATTTGGACGGAAGTAGTTTTTATAAGTAA
- the recJ gene encoding single-stranded-DNA-specific exonuclease RecJ, producing MSQKWIYKPEPDEETVDGLSSSLGFGTFESKLLVLRGIDNYQKAREFFKPNFTDIHNPFLMADMQKAVERIATAIENGEKIMVYGDYDVDGTTAVALTYLYLRKIVQKKYLDFYIPDRNSEGYGISTEGIDYAKENGFSLIIALDCGIKAIDMINYAKGKQIDFIICDHHLPGDEIPDAVAVLDPKRSDCRYPFKELSGCGVGFKLCQGLNTIYKIPETELFELTDLLAISIAADIVSMTGENRVLAKMGLKVLRKTRNLGLRLLIPEDKLSHFEISNIVFEIAPKINAAGRISHGKAAVELMVSDNLKHAQQIVGDIMNLNDERRELDMNSTLSALNQVIESQQETKYSTIVYHPEWNKGVIGIVASRLIETYYKPTLVFTDGNNGEMVASARSVSDFDVHEALDLCSEYFLKFGGHHAAAGLSMEKDKFEAFKIKFEKTVAEKIKDHQKEPSITIDADVNADEINRDFINFHRKLAPFGPQNMKPNLVLRNQKIAGYLKTMGKDNNHLKFYIKQESTGRNIECVGFKLGQFADDFRNKSFDIAFTLEENHWKGNVTHYLNIRDVKFRED from the coding sequence ATGAGTCAAAAATGGATTTACAAACCCGAACCTGATGAAGAAACTGTTGACGGATTGAGTTCGTCGCTTGGTTTTGGAACTTTTGAATCCAAACTATTGGTTCTCAGAGGAATTGACAATTACCAAAAAGCGCGTGAATTTTTCAAACCAAATTTCACGGATATTCACAACCCTTTTTTAATGGCAGATATGCAAAAAGCAGTTGAGCGGATTGCTACAGCTATCGAAAATGGGGAAAAAATAATGGTTTACGGAGATTACGATGTCGACGGAACCACTGCCGTTGCGCTCACTTATCTTTATTTAAGAAAAATAGTTCAGAAAAAATATTTAGATTTTTACATTCCAGACAGAAATTCTGAAGGATATGGAATTTCTACCGAAGGAATTGATTACGCCAAAGAAAACGGTTTTTCTCTGATTATTGCATTAGACTGCGGAATCAAGGCGATTGACATGATTAATTATGCCAAAGGAAAACAAATTGATTTCATTATTTGCGATCACCATTTACCCGGAGATGAAATTCCGGATGCTGTGGCGGTTTTAGATCCGAAAAGATCAGATTGTCGCTATCCTTTTAAAGAACTTTCAGGATGTGGAGTGGGTTTTAAATTGTGTCAGGGATTAAATACCATCTATAAAATTCCGGAAACTGAATTATTTGAGCTCACAGATCTATTGGCTATCTCAATTGCTGCAGATATCGTATCCATGACCGGTGAGAACAGAGTTTTAGCAAAAATGGGACTAAAAGTTCTCAGAAAAACCCGCAATTTAGGTTTAAGATTATTAATTCCTGAAGATAAACTTTCGCATTTTGAAATTTCAAACATTGTTTTTGAAATTGCTCCTAAAATAAACGCTGCGGGAAGAATTTCTCACGGTAAAGCTGCTGTCGAATTAATGGTTTCAGACAATCTAAAACACGCCCAGCAAATTGTAGGCGACATTATGAATCTGAATGACGAAAGGCGAGAGCTCGATATGAACTCTACCCTTTCTGCACTCAACCAAGTCATCGAATCTCAGCAGGAAACAAAATATTCCACGATTGTTTACCATCCTGAATGGAACAAAGGTGTGATAGGAATTGTAGCCTCAAGATTGATTGAAACATATTATAAACCAACTTTGGTTTTTACCGACGGAAATAATGGAGAAATGGTAGCGTCTGCAAGATCCGTTTCAGATTTTGATGTGCATGAAGCGCTGGATCTTTGTTCGGAATACTTTCTGAAATTTGGAGGACATCACGCTGCTGCCGGACTTTCTATGGAAAAAGATAAGTTTGAAGCTTTCAAGATTAAATTTGAAAAAACAGTAGCCGAAAAAATTAAGGATCATCAAAAAGAGCCTTCTATCACAATAGATGCTGACGTAAATGCAGACGAAATCAACAGAGATTTTATTAACTTCCATCGAAAACTAGCCCCTTTCGGACCTCAGAATATGAAACCGAATCTTGTTTTAAGAAATCAAAAGATTGCAGGTTATCTGAAAACGATGGGGAAAGATAATAATCACCTTAAATTTTACATCAAACAAGAATCTACAGGAAGAAATATCGAATGTGTCGGCTTTAAATTGGGTCAATTTGCTGATGATTTTAGAAATAAATCTTTTGACATCGCTTTTACTTTAGAAGAAAACCATTGGAAAGGGAATGTGACCCACTATCTGAATATCAGAGATGTGAAATTTAGAGAAGACTAA
- a CDS encoding ferritin-like domain-containing protein: MKKPINVSNQGATLDTSRRNFLKLSGIGIAVAGLTLVGCDDDDFVYNDNKIFDLGMGDVGVLNYAYALEQLEADFYTKVVNNFYAGISTIEKEVLTDLYHHEVIHRDFFKAAITGATNNVLPTLEFQYPNVNFNDRSSVLATAKALEDTGVAAYNAAGKYITNPTYLVLAGKIVSVEARHASAIRDLINPLTAAFSGDDVVNPTTGLDVAKEPKDVIAAAGGFIKTPFTWKERGIN, translated from the coding sequence ATGAAAAAACCAATTAATGTTTCTAACCAAGGAGCTACCTTGGATACCAGCAGAAGAAACTTTCTAAAACTAAGCGGTATTGGTATTGCCGTTGCCGGGCTTACTTTGGTCGGTTGCGATGATGACGATTTTGTCTACAATGATAATAAAATATTTGATTTGGGAATGGGCGATGTAGGTGTTTTGAACTATGCATACGCTCTTGAACAATTAGAAGCCGATTTCTACACGAAAGTGGTAAATAATTTCTATGCAGGAATTTCAACTATTGAAAAAGAAGTATTGACAGACCTTTATCACCATGAGGTTATTCACAGGGATTTCTTTAAAGCAGCAATTACTGGTGCAACCAATAATGTTTTACCGACACTTGAGTTTCAATATCCGAATGTAAATTTCAACGACAGAAGTTCTGTTTTGGCTACTGCAAAAGCTTTAGAAGATACAGGAGTTGCCGCTTACAATGCTGCGGGTAAGTATATTACCAATCCTACTTATCTTGTACTTGCAGGTAAAATTGTTTCTGTAGAAGCAAGACACGCATCGGCGATCAGAGATTTGATTAATCCTTTAACTGCAGCTTTCTCAGGAGATGATGTGGTAAATCCTACTACAGGACTGGATGTAGCAAAAGAACCGAAAGATGTCATTGCAGCAGCCGGAGGCTTTATTAAAACTCCATTTACATGGAAAGAAAGAGGCATTAATTAA
- a CDS encoding ferritin-like domain-containing protein, producing the protein MNILKLLDKLSDDSFFTKQTSRLDNLSDITSFGKKAAVAAIPLGLGSFMATSAKAETTTVDPTTMKSALTDALQLALILEYLEDEYYKIGLAATNLIPASDKVVFQQISKHEDAHVTFLKSTLTSLGVTPGAKPTFDFTVNGAFTPFTNYQQFLVLAQAFEDTGVRAYKGQAGNVMSNKDVLQAALQIHSVEARHASMVRRMRANKGWIELASGGSGSGGMPPATNAVYAGEDVTMQAGFNTATAFGAAAGSAAYDEVLTTAEATAIATLFID; encoded by the coding sequence ATGAACATTCTAAAATTATTAGATAAATTGTCTGACGATTCTTTTTTTACAAAGCAAACGTCTAGATTAGATAACCTTTCAGATATAACTTCATTTGGTAAAAAAGCGGCTGTTGCTGCAATACCATTAGGATTAGGAAGCTTTATGGCAACGTCTGCCAAAGCTGAAACTACAACAGTTGACCCAACGACTATGAAAAGTGCATTAACAGATGCACTTCAGTTAGCATTGATTTTGGAATATTTAGAAGACGAATACTATAAAATTGGACTTGCTGCCACAAACCTGATTCCTGCTTCTGATAAAGTTGTTTTTCAACAAATTTCCAAGCATGAAGATGCTCACGTTACTTTTCTTAAAAGTACATTAACATCTTTGGGAGTTACTCCGGGTGCTAAACCGACTTTTGATTTTACAGTAAATGGTGCTTTTACTCCATTTACCAATTATCAGCAGTTTCTTGTCTTAGCTCAAGCGTTTGAAGATACTGGTGTTAGGGCATACAAAGGACAAGCAGGTAACGTGATGTCAAACAAAGATGTCCTTCAGGCAGCCTTACAGATTCACTCTGTAGAAGCAAGACATGCTTCAATGGTTCGTAGAATGCGTGCCAACAAAGGATGGATCGAGTTAGCGAGTGGCGGAAGTGGAAGTGGAGGTATGCCTCCTGCAACCAATGCAGTTTATGCAGGTGAAGATGTAACTATGCAGGCAGGGTTCAATACTGCGACAGCTTTCGGTGCAGCAGCAGGTTCTGCGGCTTACGATGAGGTCTTAACTACTGCTGAAGCAACTGCAATTGCAACACTTTTTATTGATTAG
- a CDS encoding M48 family metalloprotease, whose product MKKIIICAIVLGSMYHVQAQKINLGKAAGVVSKGASAFSFSNEDAIKLSKESVDYMDKNNAIAGPKDPYTVRLNKLFAKHKSQDGLNLNYKVYKVKDINAFACADGSVRVFSSLMDIMTDDELLAVIGHEIGHVKNQDTKDAIKSAYLKAAAMDAASSASSKVATLSEGQVGKMANAFLDASHSKKQENQADDYSYDFMKSNKYNVVGAYTAFKKLALLSEGGSAQSGFQKMFNSHPDSNKRAEAVKKRAEKDGLWKDPGTVSLPTTKLTK is encoded by the coding sequence ATGAAAAAAATTATCATCTGTGCAATTGTACTAGGATCAATGTATCATGTGCAAGCTCAGAAAATCAATCTGGGAAAAGCAGCAGGAGTTGTCTCAAAAGGTGCTTCGGCATTTTCTTTCAGTAACGAAGATGCAATTAAACTTTCTAAAGAATCAGTAGATTATATGGATAAGAACAATGCGATTGCAGGCCCGAAAGATCCTTACACGGTGAGACTCAACAAGCTTTTTGCAAAACACAAATCTCAGGATGGCCTTAATCTGAACTATAAAGTGTACAAAGTGAAAGATATCAATGCTTTTGCATGTGCTGATGGTAGTGTGAGAGTATTTTCATCTTTGATGGATATCATGACAGACGATGAATTGCTGGCAGTTATCGGTCACGAGATTGGTCACGTAAAAAATCAGGATACAAAAGATGCAATAAAATCAGCCTATTTAAAAGCTGCAGCAATGGATGCCGCATCATCAGCATCATCCAAAGTTGCTACATTGAGCGAAGGTCAGGTTGGTAAAATGGCTAATGCATTTTTGGATGCTTCTCACAGCAAAAAACAGGAAAACCAGGCAGACGATTATTCATATGACTTTATGAAATCAAATAAATATAATGTTGTGGGTGCATACACCGCTTTCAAAAAGTTAGCATTGTTATCAGAAGGCGGATCAGCACAATCAGGATTTCAAAAAATGTTTAATTCGCACCCTGATAGCAACAAAAGAGCAGAAGCTGTAAAAAAGAGAGCTGAAAAAGACGGCTTATGGAAAGACCCAGGTACAGTTTCTCTACCAACAACAAAGTTGACTAAATAA
- a CDS encoding ABC-F family ATP-binding cassette domain-containing protein encodes MLTVSNLSLQFGKRVLFDEVNIMFTKGNCYGIIGANGAGKSTFLKILTGKQDPTTGHVSLEPGKRMSVLEQDHFAYDQYTVLEAVLRGNKKLFEIKEEMDALYAKEDFSDEDGIKAGELGVIYDEMGGWNSESDAQTMLSNVGIKDDMHWQMMSELENKDKVKVLLAQALFGNPDVLILDEPTNDLDIDTIAWLEDFLADYENTVIVVSHDRHFLDTVCTHIGDLDYAKLNLYTGNYSFWYQASQLATRQRAQANKKAEEKKKELQDFIARFSSNVAKAKQATARKKMIDKLNIDDIKPSSRRYPAIIFEMEREVGDQILDVKGLEKTKDGELLFSNIDLNLKKGDKVAIISKNSLAITEFFEILAGNNQADKGNVAWGVTTNQSHMPLDNTTFFQEDINLVDWLRQFTKNDEERHEEFMRGFLGRMLFSGDEALKSCKVLSGGEKMRCMFSRMMLQKANVLLLDEPTNHLDLESITTLNNSLSNFKGNLLLSSHDHEMLQTVCNRIVELTPKGIIDRETTYDEYLADKKIKELREKMYS; translated from the coding sequence ATGTTAACAGTATCTAACTTATCTTTACAATTTGGGAAAAGAGTTCTTTTTGACGAAGTAAACATTATGTTTACCAAAGGAAACTGCTATGGAATCATCGGAGCAAATGGAGCAGGAAAGTCTACATTCCTTAAAATATTAACAGGCAAGCAAGATCCAACCACAGGACATGTATCTCTTGAGCCAGGGAAAAGAATGTCGGTTTTGGAGCAGGATCACTTTGCATATGATCAATATACAGTTCTAGAAGCTGTGCTTAGAGGAAATAAGAAATTATTCGAAATAAAAGAAGAGATGGATGCTCTGTATGCCAAAGAAGACTTCTCTGATGAAGACGGAATCAAAGCAGGTGAATTAGGTGTTATATATGATGAAATGGGTGGATGGAACTCAGAATCTGATGCTCAGACCATGCTTTCAAATGTTGGTATCAAAGACGATATGCATTGGCAGATGATGAGTGAATTAGAGAACAAAGACAAAGTAAAAGTTCTTTTGGCTCAGGCACTTTTCGGAAATCCTGATGTATTAATCTTGGATGAACCTACGAATGACCTTGATATAGACACTATCGCTTGGTTAGAAGATTTCTTAGCAGATTACGAAAATACAGTAATCGTTGTATCTCACGACCGTCACTTCTTAGACACCGTTTGTACGCACATCGGAGATTTAGATTACGCTAAATTAAATCTTTATACAGGTAACTATTCTTTCTGGTATCAGGCTTCTCAGCTAGCTACAAGACAAAGAGCTCAGGCCAACAAAAAAGCGGAAGAGAAGAAGAAAGAACTTCAGGACTTCATCGCTAGATTTAGTTCAAACGTTGCGAAAGCTAAGCAAGCAACTGCAAGAAAGAAAATGATCGACAAATTAAATATTGACGATATTAAACCATCTTCAAGAAGATATCCGGCAATTATTTTCGAAATGGAAAGAGAAGTTGGAGATCAGATTTTAGATGTTAAAGGTCTAGAAAAGACAAAAGACGGAGAATTATTGTTCTCAAACATTGATTTAAATCTTAAAAAAGGAGATAAAGTTGCCATTATTTCTAAGAACTCTTTGGCAATTACAGAATTTTTTGAGATTTTAGCTGGAAATAATCAGGCAGACAAAGGAAATGTAGCATGGGGAGTTACGACAAACCAATCTCATATGCCTTTGGATAACACAACTTTCTTCCAGGAAGACATCAACTTGGTAGATTGGTTGAGACAATTCACCAAAAACGATGAAGAACGTCACGAAGAATTCATGAGAGGATTTTTAGGTAGAATGCTATTCTCAGGTGATGAAGCCTTAAAGTCTTGTAAGGTGCTTTCCGGAGGTGAAAAAATGAGATGTATGTTCAGTAGAATGATGCTTCAGAAAGCCAATGTATTGCTATTGGATGAGCCTACCAACCACTTAGACCTTGAAAGTATTACAACATTGAACAACTCATTGTCAAATTTCAAAGGGAATCTTCTATTATCATCTCATGACCACGAAATGCTACAAACAGTTTGTAACAGAATCGTTGAATTGACACCAAAAGGAATCATCGACAGAGAAACTACTTACGATGAATATCTTGCTGATAAAAAGATTAAAGAACTGAGAGAAAAAATGTATTCTTAA
- the smpB gene encoding SsrA-binding protein SmpB: MKIEKTVNIFNRRARFEYEFIEELEAGMVLTGTEIKSLRSSKASITEAFCQFIDGELYIINMMIDEYKLGTFYNHKTKRERKLLLHKRELLKLEKKLKDAGNTIIPLKLYINDKGKAKVLIALGRGKKLFDKREAIKDRESKRSLDRILKKS, translated from the coding sequence ATGAAGATCGAAAAAACAGTTAATATATTTAACAGAAGAGCACGTTTTGAATACGAATTTATAGAAGAATTGGAGGCAGGAATGGTGCTTACCGGGACCGAAATAAAATCTTTACGTTCTTCTAAAGCATCCATTACAGAAGCTTTCTGTCAGTTTATTGATGGGGAATTGTACATCATTAACATGATGATTGATGAGTACAAATTAGGAACTTTTTACAATCATAAAACAAAAAGGGAACGAAAGTTGCTGTTGCACAAAAGAGAATTGTTAAAACTCGAAAAAAAACTCAAAGATGCAGGTAATACGATTATTCCTTTAAAATTATATATCAACGATAAAGGCAAAGCTAAAGTGCTGATAGCGTTGGGAAGAGGGAAAAAGCTTTTTGATAAGAGAGAGGCAATAAAAGATAGAGAAAGTAAACGAAGCCTCGATAGAATATTAAAGAAAAGTTAA
- a CDS encoding OmpA family protein yields the protein MKNLKLGISALALTVASTVFAQTTNNPWLIGVGAHAENHKAQAGNFSNTFSATNLTKTMFNMNNFSITPPLSKLTVARNIGKGLVIDWQTTVGNVENQRFNMGKEFMLMTGLGFQAKAAGLLWNEESWFDPYLRVGANYLRHDYTALTFPRVDSNGVTVSNGENGNENGKANHFAVAGGAGVNFWLTKNFGLGVQGDYVSTPGDKSSVANFWQASASLNFRFGNRDRDKDGILDKDDLCPDTPGLPEFQGCPDTDGDGVPDKDDQCPDVAGPVENNGCPWPDTDGDGIIDKDDACPTVAGPAENNGCPWPDTDGDGILDKDDACPTVPGLPEYNGCPKPKTVVAEDLEKNFKSVLFDFNKATIRPESNSALDTAAGIIKQEGGNYLLEGRTDAKGAEAYNLKLSRERAAAVVAALDARGVDTNALKSIGVGEAKATVSEKATDAERQVDRKVVVKAIEDAAEWNAIKKRDYEDAPVKKAPVKKATKKKVVKKKK from the coding sequence ATGAAAAATCTAAAATTAGGAATTTCAGCATTGGCGCTTACTGTTGCCTCTACTGTGTTCGCTCAGACTACCAATAATCCGTGGTTGATCGGAGTTGGTGCTCACGCAGAGAACCATAAAGCACAGGCAGGTAACTTCAGTAACACGTTTTCTGCTACAAATTTGACGAAGACAATGTTCAATATGAACAACTTCTCAATCACTCCACCATTATCTAAACTTACAGTTGCGAGAAACATCGGTAAAGGTTTGGTAATCGACTGGCAGACTACTGTTGGTAATGTAGAGAACCAAAGATTCAACATGGGTAAAGAGTTCATGTTAATGACTGGTCTTGGTTTCCAAGCTAAAGCTGCAGGTCTACTTTGGAATGAAGAGTCTTGGTTTGATCCATATTTAAGAGTAGGTGCTAACTACCTTAGACATGACTACACAGCTCTTACCTTCCCTAGAGTTGATTCTAATGGTGTAACCGTTTCAAACGGTGAAAATGGTAACGAAAATGGTAAAGCTAATCACTTTGCAGTGGCTGGTGGTGCTGGTGTAAATTTCTGGCTGACTAAGAACTTCGGTCTTGGTGTACAAGGAGACTACGTTTCAACTCCAGGCGACAAATCAAGTGTTGCTAACTTTTGGCAAGCTTCTGCTTCTTTGAACTTTAGATTCGGAAACAGAGATAGAGATAAGGATGGTATCTTAGATAAAGACGATTTATGTCCAGATACACCAGGTTTACCAGAGTTCCAAGGATGTCCTGATACTGACGGAGATGGAGTTCCAGATAAAGACGATCAGTGTCCAGATGTTGCTGGTCCAGTTGAAAACAACGGTTGTCCTTGGCCAGATACTGATGGAGATGGTATTATTGATAAAGATGATGCTTGTCCTACAGTTGCAGGTCCTGCAGAAAACAATGGTTGTCCTTGGCCAGATACAGACGGTGACGGTATCTTAGATAAAGATGACGCTTGTCCTACTGTTCCAGGTCTTCCAGAATACAACGGATGTCCTAAGCCTAAAACAGTTGTTGCTGAAGATTTAGAGAAAAACTTCAAATCTGTATTGTTTGACTTCAATAAAGCTACAATCAGACCAGAATCTAACAGTGCTCTTGATACAGCAGCTGGTATAATTAAGCAAGAAGGAGGTAACTACTTATTAGAAGGTAGAACTGATGCTAAAGGTGCTGAAGCTTACAACTTGAAATTATCTAGAGAAAGAGCTGCTGCTGTAGTTGCTGCTTTAGATGCAAGAGGAGTTGATACTAACGCTCTTAAATCAATCGGTGTAGGTGAAGCTAAAGCGACTGTATCTGAAAAAGCTACTGATGCTGAAAGACAAGTAGACAGAAAAGTAGTTGTAAAAGCTATTGAAGATGCTGCTGAGTGGAACGCAATCAAGAAAAGAGATTACGAAGATGCTCCAGTGAAAAAAGCTCCAGTAAAAAAAGCTACTAAGAAAAAAGTAGTTAAAAAGAAAAAATAA